ATGCCTTGCTGGCCCGTACTGCCAGCGGTGCATTGCCGGCAATGGTCACAGCCAGTTCGCGGGCTACCGCGAGAGCTTCACCATCCTCGACAACACGATTGAGCATTCCGTGTCCGAGCGCCGTCCGGGCCGACATCGGTTGTCCGGTCAACAACAATTCCAACGCGACCGCACGCGGAAGTACACGTGGGGCGCGGAAGATGCCGCCGGCGCGAGCGGCGAGACCCCGCGTCACCTCGGGTAGACCGAACTGCGCACTCTCTCCTGCGACCACCAGATCCGAGGCCAGAACCAGCTCGAAGCCGCCTCCCAGTGCCCAACCCTCCACCGCAGCGATGAGAGGCTTTGTGGGAGGGGACTCCACTAGACCGCCGAACCCCCTGCCGTCGACGACCGGCCGTTCACCCAACTGAAAGCGCTTGAGATCCATACCGGCACAGAATGTTCCGCCGCTTCCGGTCAGAATCGCCACGTTCAGTTCCGGGTCTCGGTCCAAACGCAGCAGTGCCTCTGCGATGACGTGCGCGGCCGCCTTGGTCATCGCGTTTCGCTGTGCGGGCCGATCGATGGTGATGG
The nucleotide sequence above comes from Rhodococcoides fascians A25f. Encoded proteins:
- a CDS encoding crotonase/enoyl-CoA hydratase family protein, which gives rise to MSDAVDSEVRVEAEAGILTITIDRPAQRNAMTKAAAHVIAEALLRLDRDPELNVAILTGSGGTFCAGMDLKRFQLGERPVVDGRGFGGLVESPPTKPLIAAVEGWALGGGFELVLASDLVVAGESAQFGLPEVTRGLAARAGGIFRAPRVLPRAVALELLLTGQPMSARTALGHGMLNRVVEDGEALAVARELAVTIAGNAPLAVRASKAFALASRTLTDDEAFAVQGAYTDPVFASQDAIEGPAAFVERRPPKWNGT